The following proteins are encoded in a genomic region of Terriglobales bacterium:
- a CDS encoding histone deacetylase, with amino-acid sequence MRVYHCDVHAIDLPAAHRFPAGKYKLIRERLTCDGFTLQLAPFAPIELVKLVHSERYVDDFLSGSLSPAAVRRIGFPWSEGLVRRTLTSLGGTLAAVEDAFEYGWGANLAGGTHHAFADSGAGYCVFNDLAVAIRCLQRDGRIRRAAVIDLDVHQGDGTACIFSGDPDVFTVSIHCRSNFPLRKQESTLDVELAAGARDDEYLAALDFVLPQVLAFRPDIILYQSGVDALHSDQLGHLALTHAGLRERDRRVMLAAHSYDILLVITLGGGYSLPLELTAEAHANVYRTGLEVFG; translated from the coding sequence ATGCGCGTTTACCATTGCGATGTCCACGCAATCGACCTCCCCGCCGCGCATCGGTTTCCTGCAGGTAAGTACAAGCTGATCCGTGAGCGGCTCACCTGCGATGGATTCACTCTGCAGTTGGCGCCATTCGCTCCGATCGAGCTCGTGAAGCTGGTGCACTCCGAAAGATATGTTGACGATTTCCTCTCAGGCTCGCTCTCGCCTGCAGCTGTTCGGCGCATTGGCTTTCCATGGTCGGAAGGACTTGTCCGTCGCACTCTGACTTCGTTGGGAGGAACATTGGCGGCGGTGGAAGATGCGTTCGAATACGGTTGGGGAGCAAACCTCGCCGGCGGTACTCACCATGCTTTTGCCGACTCAGGCGCGGGATATTGTGTCTTTAATGACCTGGCGGTTGCAATTCGCTGCCTGCAAAGAGATGGCAGGATTCGGCGTGCAGCCGTGATCGATCTGGATGTGCATCAAGGCGACGGCACCGCATGCATTTTCTCCGGCGATCCGGACGTCTTCACCGTTTCTATCCACTGCCGCAGCAACTTCCCATTGCGGAAACAGGAAAGCACTCTTGATGTTGAGTTGGCGGCCGGAGCACGGGACGATGAATACCTGGCGGCCCTCGATTTCGTGCTGCCACAAGTACTGGCGTTTCGACCAGACATCATCCTCTATCAGTCTGGGGTTGACGCATTACATTCCGATCAGCTCGGGCACCTTGCACTTACTCACGCAGGTCTCCGGGAACGTGACCGGCGCGTGATGCTGGCCGCCCACAGTTACGACATTCTATTAGTGATCACTCTCGGCGGCGGATATTCCCTGCCCTTGGAGCTCACTGCGGAAGCACATGCGAACGTGTACCGCACGGGATTAGAAGTGTTTGGGTGA
- a CDS encoding ethanolamine ammonia-lyase subunit EutB, producing the protein MQRFADLRELFAKANEVKSGDQLAGIAARSEQERVAAKCALADTQLAEILAKPPLEDEVTRLIYDSFDEKAFSPIRTLTVGAFREHILSDLTSAEELAPLQLGITPEMAAAVAKIMSNKDLILAASKIRNVTRCRNTLGESAVLAIRTQPNHPADDIGGILLAAFEGLLYGCGDAVIGVNPATDSVESVSAILHALQRLVTAYEIPTQTCCLAHITTQLAAMERGAPVDLLFQSVAGTEDANRSFGISVSLLREGQERVREHHRQRTDVHWIGDNAMYFETGQGSALSAESHHGIDQLTLEARAYGVARAFSPMLVNSVVGFIGPEYLFDERQIIRAGLEDHFMGKLLGLPMGCDVCYTNHAEADQNSADNLLVLLSAAGCNYFMGVPCSDDVMLNYQSTSYHDALAMRRLFHLRPAPEFLEWLENRGMYRDSQPAMLEGPMRRELMSKAEELLSC; encoded by the coding sequence ATGCAGCGTTTCGCCGATCTGCGTGAGTTGTTCGCCAAGGCCAATGAGGTGAAGTCGGGCGATCAGCTAGCAGGGATCGCTGCACGATCCGAGCAGGAGCGGGTTGCGGCAAAATGCGCACTCGCTGACACTCAGCTCGCTGAAATACTTGCCAAGCCGCCGCTCGAAGACGAGGTCACTCGCCTCATCTATGACAGCTTTGACGAGAAAGCTTTCTCGCCGATTCGCACCCTGACGGTAGGCGCCTTTCGCGAGCACATTCTGAGTGATCTCACTTCTGCTGAGGAATTAGCTCCCTTGCAGTTGGGAATCACGCCTGAAATGGCGGCTGCCGTGGCGAAGATCATGAGCAACAAGGACCTGATCCTCGCCGCGTCGAAGATTCGCAATGTAACTCGCTGCAGGAACACCCTCGGAGAATCCGCCGTACTTGCCATCCGTACGCAACCGAACCACCCTGCCGACGACATTGGCGGAATCCTGCTGGCCGCGTTTGAAGGTCTGCTCTATGGCTGCGGTGACGCGGTAATCGGCGTAAATCCGGCGACGGATTCGGTCGAGAGCGTTTCTGCGATTCTGCACGCTTTGCAACGCCTGGTCACCGCTTACGAGATCCCGACACAGACCTGTTGCCTTGCGCACATCACCACGCAACTTGCGGCCATGGAGCGCGGTGCTCCTGTTGATCTGCTGTTCCAATCCGTCGCTGGCACTGAAGACGCGAATCGCAGTTTTGGAATAAGTGTGTCGTTGCTGCGCGAGGGACAAGAGCGCGTGCGCGAGCATCATCGCCAGCGGACCGACGTGCATTGGATCGGCGACAACGCCATGTACTTCGAAACCGGGCAGGGTAGCGCGCTCTCTGCCGAATCGCATCACGGCATCGATCAGCTCACGCTCGAGGCGCGAGCCTACGGAGTCGCGCGCGCATTTTCTCCTATGTTAGTAAACAGCGTGGTTGGATTCATCGGTCCTGAATATCTGTTCGACGAGCGGCAGATCATTCGCGCCGGACTCGAAGATCACTTCATGGGCAAGTTGCTGGGGCTTCCAATGGGCTGCGACGTGTGCTACACCAACCATGCCGAAGCCGATCAGAACTCCGCCGACAATCTCCTGGTTCTGCTTTCCGCCGCCGGATGCAATTACTTCATGGGCGTGCCGTGCTCCGACGATGTGATGCTCAATTACCAGTCCACCAGCTATCACGACGCACTGGCCATGCGCCGCCTCTTCCATCTTCGTCCAGCTCCGGAGTTTCTCGAGTGGCTCGAGAATCGCGGCATGTATCGTGACTCCCAGCCCGCGATGCTCGAAGGCCCCATGCGGCGCGAGCTGATGAGCAAAGCCGAAGAGCTCCTGAGCTGCTAA
- the eutC gene encoding ethanolamine ammonia-lyase subunit EutC encodes MDSDLSLRILEKIRQRTPARLLAGHSGGGYRTSTQLELRAAHAVARDAVRTGFDLQQHLGKELIERFGIFEVPTQAISKDEFLLRPDLGRRFSAISEEKIASTCVSAPDLQIVIGDGLSTTAIAVQVPALLPLLMQGAIVRQWSVGKPFAVRFCRVGILNDVGNLLHPRVAVLLIGERPGLATAESLSAYMAYRPRAGQTDADRNLISNIHSRGIQSDEAATRILNLAEKMMRMQTSGVKIREELPTGVSGQIGR; translated from the coding sequence ATGGACAGCGATCTTTCACTTCGCATCCTCGAAAAGATTCGCCAGCGCACCCCCGCGCGCCTGCTTGCCGGCCACAGTGGTGGCGGCTATCGGACGTCGACGCAGCTCGAATTGCGGGCCGCCCATGCCGTGGCCCGCGATGCTGTCCGTACCGGCTTCGACCTCCAGCAACATCTGGGCAAGGAACTTATCGAGAGGTTCGGGATTTTCGAAGTCCCAACCCAGGCGATCTCTAAGGATGAATTTTTGTTACGTCCTGATTTGGGACGGAGGTTCTCTGCCATATCCGAGGAGAAGATCGCGAGCACGTGTGTCTCCGCGCCGGATCTTCAGATCGTGATCGGCGACGGGCTCTCCACGACCGCGATCGCGGTGCAAGTTCCGGCACTCCTGCCGCTCCTGATGCAGGGCGCAATTGTGCGCCAATGGAGCGTCGGCAAACCCTTCGCCGTCCGCTTCTGTCGCGTCGGTATTCTCAACGATGTCGGCAATCTCCTCCATCCACGTGTAGCGGTACTGCTGATCGGAGAGCGTCCTGGGCTGGCAACGGCTGAGAGCCTCTCCGCCTACATGGCCTATCGTCCCAGGGCGGGACAAACCGATGCCGATCGCAACCTGATCTCCAATATTCACTCTCGGGGAATCCAGAGCGACGAGGCAGCGACTCGGATCCTGAACCTCGCCGAGAAAATGATGCGAATGCAAACCAGTGGGGTGAAGATCAGGGAAGAGCTGCCGACCGGAGTCTCCGGACAAATCGGCAGGTGA
- a CDS encoding ABC transporter permease, translated as MESLRQDIRYGIRQLIKARGFSLIAILTLALGIGANTAIFTVVNTIFLHPLPVDDPDHLMGIFTTDQRNRGGLSTFLPISQPNAKDVSERSQSFSKVLMFTGAGVSMTIDGKPQAFNAELVSGNFFDVLGVQATLGRTFRPDEDQPGAAGVVVLTHGVWQRYFASNPNIIGQNVLLNGQGFTIVGVMPRGFKGTAALGGPDMWVPMATHDQVLAGVLKEMYNDRRFLNFAAVGRLKPGVTIDQARAELKNVGSQLEHDFPTPNKGRSFTVVPLLESTLNPNVQGQAERAGQLMMAVVGLVLLIGCANISNLLLARAAGRKREISIRLAIGASRARIVTQLLTESILLAVAGGIVGLGVAFLARDLLWSFRPPFLQQASNMELPLDSHVLIFTVLISLATGVVFGLIPALQASRPDLVTELKERAGSEVFSGRKFGVRGAFVTLQFALSLVALIGAGLFLVSLRNAQKIEPGFDTHNLGMLSFDLGALNYDPARMREFQRRAVEAAQGLPGINSITLSTNVPLFGGTAIARSVFPEGEEGTSTRNGILTQTDNIAPDYFQTMGIPILRGRQFDSSDREDSPKVAVINEATAKRFWPNQDAVGKRFKFFGLDYYVQVVGVAHDAKYGTLGEEPTPYMYLPLIQTPSPALTLFFRSTGDPSIALASVRERVQALDRNLPLTNVWPIGEVISQALWAAKFAAGLLTIFAALAMILAAIGVYGVVAYSVGQRVREIGIRMALGARREDILAMIVRQSSVSLVAGLVLGFIAAFALARMITSLLYGVSPGSPVPFALLPVLLALVGLIATYIPARRATKVNPIIALRQE; from the coding sequence ATGGAATCGCTGCGTCAGGACATTCGGTACGGAATCCGTCAATTGATAAAGGCACGAGGATTCAGCTTGATCGCGATCCTCACACTTGCCCTCGGCATCGGCGCGAATACCGCAATCTTCACTGTGGTAAACACGATCTTCCTGCATCCCTTGCCGGTGGACGATCCCGATCACCTGATGGGAATCTTTACTACCGACCAGCGCAACCGCGGTGGGCTGAGTACATTCCTTCCGATTTCACAGCCGAATGCCAAGGATGTCAGCGAGCGCTCGCAATCGTTCTCGAAGGTACTGATGTTTACCGGAGCGGGTGTGAGCATGACCATCGATGGCAAGCCTCAGGCGTTTAACGCCGAGCTTGTATCCGGCAACTTCTTCGACGTCCTAGGAGTGCAAGCAACACTTGGCCGGACCTTCCGTCCCGACGAGGATCAGCCCGGAGCTGCCGGAGTTGTGGTGCTCACCCACGGGGTATGGCAGCGCTATTTCGCCTCCAATCCGAACATCATTGGCCAGAACGTTCTGCTCAACGGCCAGGGCTTCACGATCGTCGGCGTGATGCCGCGCGGATTCAAGGGAACCGCCGCGCTTGGCGGTCCGGATATGTGGGTACCGATGGCTACGCACGATCAGGTGCTGGCCGGCGTTCTCAAGGAGATGTACAACGACCGGCGATTTCTGAATTTCGCCGCTGTTGGGCGACTCAAACCCGGTGTAACCATCGATCAGGCGCGGGCGGAACTGAAGAACGTGGGCTCACAGCTCGAGCATGACTTCCCTACCCCAAACAAGGGCCGCAGCTTCACCGTGGTGCCGCTGTTGGAATCAACGCTGAATCCCAACGTTCAGGGACAGGCAGAGCGTGCAGGCCAATTGATGATGGCCGTTGTTGGCCTGGTGTTGCTCATCGGCTGTGCCAACATCTCCAACCTTTTGCTGGCGCGAGCTGCCGGACGGAAGCGTGAAATCTCGATTCGGCTCGCCATAGGCGCATCGCGCGCGCGCATTGTCACGCAGCTTCTTACGGAATCTATTTTGCTCGCGGTTGCAGGCGGGATCGTCGGACTCGGAGTGGCGTTTTTGGCACGCGATCTGCTTTGGAGCTTCCGGCCACCGTTCCTGCAGCAGGCCAGCAACATGGAACTGCCGCTCGACAGTCATGTCTTGATTTTCACTGTGCTGATCTCTCTGGCCACGGGTGTGGTCTTCGGCCTGATCCCTGCGCTTCAGGCTTCGCGTCCAGACTTGGTGACTGAGTTAAAGGAGCGAGCGGGATCCGAGGTGTTTTCCGGCCGCAAATTCGGGGTCCGCGGCGCATTCGTGACCCTGCAGTTCGCATTGTCGCTGGTCGCACTGATTGGAGCGGGACTATTTCTTGTCAGCCTGCGCAACGCCCAGAAAATCGAGCCGGGCTTCGATACGCACAATCTCGGGATGCTCTCATTCGACCTTGGCGCCCTTAACTATGACCCGGCTCGCATGCGCGAATTCCAGCGCCGCGCCGTTGAAGCCGCGCAGGGTCTACCTGGCATCAATTCCATAACGCTTAGCACGAATGTTCCCCTTTTCGGCGGAACGGCGATCGCACGCAGCGTCTTCCCGGAAGGGGAAGAGGGTACCTCTACACGGAACGGGATCCTCACGCAAACCGACAACATTGCCCCTGATTATTTTCAGACGATGGGTATTCCCATTCTGCGTGGGCGGCAATTCGACAGCTCCGACCGCGAAGACAGCCCGAAAGTGGCGGTCATTAATGAGGCCACCGCAAAGCGCTTTTGGCCCAATCAGGATGCGGTGGGCAAGCGTTTCAAATTCTTTGGCCTCGACTACTACGTTCAGGTGGTCGGAGTTGCGCATGACGCCAAGTATGGAACTCTCGGCGAAGAACCTACGCCATACATGTATCTGCCGCTGATTCAGACTCCAAGTCCTGCGCTCACGCTCTTTTTCCGCTCGACCGGCGATCCCAGCATCGCACTTGCATCAGTCCGTGAGCGGGTGCAAGCTCTCGATCGCAACCTTCCCCTCACGAATGTGTGGCCCATCGGAGAAGTGATTTCCCAGGCGCTGTGGGCCGCCAAGTTCGCTGCCGGCCTGCTCACCATCTTCGCCGCACTGGCAATGATCCTTGCCGCGATCGGAGTCTATGGCGTAGTCGCCTACTCGGTAGGCCAACGTGTGCGCGAGATCGGTATCCGTATGGCTCTTGGAGCACGGCGCGAAGACATTCTGGCCATGATCGTTCGCCAGAGTTCGGTTTCGCTAGTGGCGGGACTCGTACTCGGATTCATCGCGGCTTTTGCACTCGCTCGCATGATTACAAGCCTGCTTTACGGCGTCAGCCCAGGATCACCTGTGCCATTTGCCTTATTACCAGTCTTGTTGGCCCTGGTTGGACTGATCGCGACCTATATCCCTGCCCGGCGAGCAACCAAGGTGAACCCGATCATTGCGCTGCGGCAAGAATGA
- a CDS encoding Xaa-Pro peptidase family protein has product MRLKNLPLLLALVFLSSFSLLALERQNASVYHERRVALSQKTNGGVVVLFAPVERPDEIFGFHQESNFYYLTGWTEPGAGLLIMPADAKADSKDAASRPYTEILFLPTRNLAEEKWLGPKLGPGDAEVTKITGFERVESLDKMHDELTSILSSARKPVYSDLGSYNQDSASIEPLAWLRRGQALGGAGGLQDVTKLIGQLRTVKDQGEIDLVVKATRASMAGHVAALKAIHPGLGEREIQALMQYEYQRRGCERSAYAPIVGSGFNSTVLHYSADSGTMQSGDVVVMDVAGEYSMYASDITRTAPVSGRFTARQREIYNIVLGAQQATMQAFKAGSSYLRRGQEGDSLDKVARDYIDSHGKDLHGNSLGKYFIHGLGHYVGLDVHDSGDYSIPLDKGMVFTIEPGIYIPEEKLGVRIEDIYYVDQQGNLVQITKDLPHTAEEVEAAMNQNRSR; this is encoded by the coding sequence ATGCGACTGAAGAATCTTCCTCTCCTCCTTGCTCTTGTTTTCCTATCTTCCTTCTCACTCCTGGCGCTTGAACGCCAGAACGCTAGCGTGTACCACGAGCGGCGCGTTGCTCTCTCGCAGAAGACCAATGGCGGCGTGGTGGTCTTGTTCGCTCCGGTTGAACGGCCGGATGAAATTTTCGGATTCCACCAGGAATCGAACTTCTACTACCTCACCGGGTGGACGGAGCCCGGAGCGGGGCTGCTGATCATGCCCGCAGACGCGAAGGCGGATTCCAAGGACGCTGCCTCACGTCCGTATACGGAGATTCTTTTCCTTCCCACACGCAATTTGGCTGAAGAGAAATGGCTTGGGCCGAAACTTGGTCCGGGAGACGCCGAGGTTACCAAGATTACCGGCTTCGAACGCGTCGAGTCCCTCGACAAGATGCACGACGAACTCACGTCAATCCTGAGTTCAGCACGCAAGCCGGTTTATTCCGATCTGGGGAGCTACAACCAGGACTCGGCTTCGATAGAACCCTTAGCATGGCTGCGTCGCGGGCAAGCTCTCGGCGGAGCAGGTGGCTTGCAGGACGTCACGAAATTGATTGGACAGCTTCGCACAGTGAAAGATCAGGGCGAAATCGATCTCGTCGTGAAAGCCACTCGCGCCTCTATGGCCGGACATGTTGCGGCGTTGAAGGCGATACATCCCGGCTTGGGCGAACGCGAGATTCAGGCTCTTATGCAATACGAATATCAGCGCCGAGGATGCGAGCGCTCAGCCTACGCACCGATTGTGGGCTCCGGATTCAATTCCACCGTGCTCCACTACTCTGCCGATTCGGGAACCATGCAATCTGGCGATGTGGTGGTAATGGATGTGGCGGGCGAATATTCGATGTATGCGTCCGACATCACGCGTACAGCGCCAGTGAGCGGGCGCTTCACCGCGCGCCAGCGCGAAATCTACAACATTGTTCTCGGGGCGCAACAAGCTACGATGCAGGCATTCAAAGCAGGTTCCTCATACCTGCGTCGAGGACAAGAGGGTGATTCCCTCGACAAGGTCGCACGCGACTACATCGATTCGCACGGCAAAGACCTGCATGGCAATTCTCTGGGCAAGTACTTCATTCACGGACTCGGGCACTACGTCGGACTTGACGTGCACGACTCCGGCGATTATTCGATCCCGCTCGACAAAGGAATGGTGTTCACCATCGAGCCTGGCATTTACATTCCTGAGGAAAAGCTCGGCGTTCGCATCGAAGACATTTACTACGTTGACCAGCAGGGAAATCTAGTACAGATCACAAAGGATCTGCCGCACACCGCTGAAGAGGTTGAGGCGGCGATGAACCAGAACCGCAGTCGATAG
- a CDS encoding cellulose synthase family protein, with product MSFSFPSFLTLALLAPHGLVHYFRSHFGDIRVNGFGFKGLYRLNSFDVALLIPYFIVLFVLASYGIHRYVLVYLYYKHRKNKVEEPPNRFADLPRVTVQLPIFNEQFVIDRLVDAVCKMEYPREKLDIQVLDDSTDETVEVANAVVERYAALGYPISYHHRSNRHGFKAGALQEGMKTANGEFIAIFDADFVPPEDWLMRVVHHFADPKIGMVQTRWTHLNRDYSFLTNVEAILLDGHFVLEHGGRSRSHVFFNFNGTAGMWRRQAIEDAGGWQHDTLTEDTDLSYRSQLKGWEFKYLQDVECPAELPIEMTAFKTQQARWAKGLIQTAKKILPTVLRSDVPFRVKTEAWYHLTANISYPFMVVLSTLLLPAMIIRFYQGWFQMLVIDLPLFMASTFSISSFYLVSQKELFPRGWPKTFLYLPFLMALGIGLTVTNTRAVIEALFGVKSSFKRTPKYRVQAKGEKSIAARKYRKRLGFVPWIELLIGTYFAATVYYAMSNENYITVPFLLIFVLGYWYTGLMSLLQGRFERFSGFAEPQSAKPFPVGV from the coding sequence ATGTCCTTTTCTTTCCCCTCATTTCTGACCCTCGCCCTACTTGCGCCTCATGGGCTCGTGCATTACTTCAGGAGTCACTTTGGCGATATCAGGGTTAATGGGTTTGGCTTCAAGGGACTCTACCGTCTCAACAGCTTCGACGTTGCCCTGCTGATTCCCTACTTCATCGTCCTATTCGTCCTGGCCTCATACGGCATTCACCGCTATGTTCTTGTCTACCTCTATTACAAGCATCGCAAAAACAAGGTAGAAGAGCCGCCGAATCGTTTTGCAGATCTGCCCCGAGTCACCGTGCAGCTTCCTATTTTCAATGAGCAGTTCGTGATCGACCGGCTGGTCGATGCCGTCTGCAAGATGGAGTACCCGCGCGAGAAGCTGGATATCCAAGTACTGGATGATTCGACAGATGAGACCGTCGAAGTCGCGAACGCCGTTGTCGAGCGCTACGCGGCGCTGGGATATCCAATCTCTTACCACCATCGCAGCAATCGTCATGGATTCAAGGCCGGAGCGCTCCAGGAGGGAATGAAGACGGCGAACGGTGAGTTCATCGCCATCTTCGATGCCGACTTTGTGCCGCCGGAAGATTGGCTGATGCGGGTAGTCCACCACTTCGCCGATCCCAAAATCGGAATGGTGCAGACGCGATGGACGCACCTGAACCGCGACTACTCCTTCCTGACCAACGTGGAAGCGATTCTGCTGGACGGACACTTCGTCCTCGAACACGGAGGACGCTCACGCAGTCACGTCTTCTTCAACTTCAACGGCACCGCCGGCATGTGGCGGCGGCAGGCGATCGAAGACGCCGGGGGATGGCAGCACGACACCCTCACTGAAGACACGGATCTTTCTTACCGCAGCCAGCTCAAAGGCTGGGAGTTCAAATATCTTCAGGACGTCGAGTGCCCGGCCGAACTCCCCATCGAGATGACGGCATTCAAGACTCAGCAGGCGCGATGGGCGAAAGGTCTGATTCAGACAGCCAAGAAGATTCTGCCAACTGTGTTGCGCTCCGACGTGCCGTTCAGGGTAAAGACGGAGGCGTGGTATCACCTGACGGCAAACATCAGCTATCCGTTTATGGTGGTGCTCTCAACCCTGCTGCTGCCGGCGATGATCATCCGCTTTTACCAGGGATGGTTCCAGATGCTCGTGATCGATTTGCCGCTCTTTATGGCGTCGACATTCTCGATATCTTCTTTCTACTTGGTATCGCAAAAGGAGCTCTTCCCGCGAGGGTGGCCGAAGACGTTCCTTTATCTTCCCTTTCTCATGGCGCTCGGCATTGGGCTTACGGTTACGAACACGCGGGCGGTCATCGAAGCACTGTTCGGAGTGAAGTCTTCTTTCAAACGAACACCCAAGTATCGTGTGCAAGCCAAAGGAGAAAAGTCGATCGCTGCGCGTAAGTACCGCAAGCGTCTCGGCTTCGTACCCTGGATCGAACTCCTCATCGGGACGTATTTCGCTGCGACCGTGTACTACGCGATGAGCAATGAGAATTACATCACGGTGCCCTTCCTTCTAATCTTCGTTCTTGGCTATTGGTATACGGGACTTATGTCGCTCTTGCAGGGACGCTTCGAGCGCTTTAGCGGTTTCGCTGAACCTCAGAGCGCAAAACCATTTCCGGTGGGTGTCTAG
- a CDS encoding AbrB/MazE/SpoVT family DNA-binding domain-containing protein, whose product MTIRSKQTVTPKELAAQLRMTEKQVRRFLRSMPFYDDGIYTKYEWSKHDPILPRIAASINARKRSSRQSVVTSKGQLVIPAAIRRRYHIKSGTQVHIEELDGGILLRPITDQSIERVRGILAGKGLPERIEKETDRDIR is encoded by the coding sequence ATGACAATCCGGTCAAAGCAGACGGTCACTCCTAAGGAATTGGCTGCTCAATTAAGAATGACTGAGAAGCAAGTTCGTCGTTTTCTGCGATCGATGCCGTTCTATGACGATGGGATCTATACGAAGTATGAATGGTCGAAGCATGACCCAATCCTGCCGAGAATAGCTGCCTCCATCAATGCCAGAAAGCGTTCGAGCCGCCAGAGTGTCGTGACATCAAAGGGTCAATTGGTGATTCCCGCCGCAATTCGTCGTCGTTATCACATCAAGAGCGGCACACAGGTGCACATTGAGGAACTCGACGGTGGAATACTCCTGCGCCCTATCACCGATCAGAGTATCGAGCGAGTGCGGGGGATATTGGCGGGGAAAGGCTTGCCTGAACGGATTGAGAAAGAGACCGATCGCGACATCCGATGA
- a CDS encoding type II toxin-antitoxin system VapC family toxin produces MKTHVLDANALYRFLQNGPGADIVEQLFKEANRAHTPVLMSVVNWGEVHYTITRDSGIGAANTALKQLENLPVAVLMAEIEQTRSAAVLKASYGLPYADCFAAALTGQSGVLVTADVKDFARIPWLQILALPVHKPGR; encoded by the coding sequence ATGAAGACTCACGTCTTGGATGCGAACGCTCTATACAGATTCCTGCAGAATGGACCCGGGGCCGACATAGTTGAGCAGCTCTTTAAGGAAGCCAATCGCGCTCATACTCCGGTATTGATGTCTGTCGTTAACTGGGGGGAAGTGCATTACACGATTACAAGAGATAGCGGAATCGGAGCCGCCAACACCGCTCTCAAGCAGCTCGAGAACCTTCCTGTGGCTGTGCTGATGGCGGAAATAGAACAGACCAGATCTGCCGCAGTGTTGAAAGCTTCCTACGGCTTGCCGTATGCAGATTGCTTTGCTGCCGCTCTGACGGGTCAATCAGGTGTTCTGGTGACGGCCGATGTAAAGGACTTCGCCCGCATCCCGTGGCTCCAGATACTTGCCTTGCCGGTTCACAAACCTGGTCGCTGA
- the mqnC gene encoding cyclic dehypoxanthinyl futalosine synthase produces MSLTRQQALDMFRSDDLIGIGMEADALRRKLHPEGVVTYIIDRNINYTNFCTEYCTFCAFYRPLKGKLAAEGYILDFDTIYEKIRETVEVGGTGVLMQGGLHPDLKIDWFERLLHGIKERFPKVHLHCFSASEIIAIAEYSGLSIRDTIMRLRAAGLDSIPGGGAEILDDDVRHRIARLKCLTGDWLNVHRTAHQLGMRTTATMMFGVGETYEQRINHFQAVYDLQQETGGFTAFIPWSFQPKNTALGGRKWDEATSVEYLKLLAISRLFLDNIENVQASWVTQGLKVLQLGLRFGGNDVGSVMLEENVVRAAGTSNCTTEEELRHIIRDAGFRPVQRDTLYRTMFLN; encoded by the coding sequence ATGTCCCTGACCCGACAGCAAGCTCTCGATATGTTCCGCTCCGACGATCTGATTGGCATCGGGATGGAAGCCGATGCCTTGCGGCGTAAGCTGCACCCGGAAGGCGTGGTTACCTACATCATCGACCGCAACATCAACTACACCAACTTCTGCACTGAGTACTGCACTTTCTGTGCCTTTTATCGGCCACTCAAAGGCAAGCTCGCAGCGGAAGGTTACATCCTCGACTTCGATACGATTTACGAGAAGATCCGGGAAACCGTTGAAGTCGGTGGCACAGGCGTGTTGATGCAGGGCGGCTTGCATCCGGATTTGAAAATCGATTGGTTCGAGCGCCTGCTGCACGGCATCAAAGAACGGTTTCCTAAAGTCCATCTGCATTGCTTTTCGGCTTCGGAGATCATTGCTATCGCGGAATACAGCGGACTCAGCATTCGCGACACCATCATGCGCCTGCGTGCCGCCGGCCTCGATTCCATTCCGGGAGGCGGCGCCGAGATCCTCGACGACGATGTTCGCCATCGCATTGCGCGACTCAAATGCCTGACCGGCGACTGGCTGAATGTCCATCGCACTGCACATCAGCTCGGCATGCGCACCACCGCGACCATGATGTTCGGAGTAGGCGAGACTTACGAGCAACGCATCAATCACTTCCAGGCCGTCTACGACCTACAGCAAGAAACCGGTGGATTTACGGCGTTCATCCCCTGGAGCTTCCAGCCCAAGAACACCGCACTCGGCGGACGAAAGTGGGACGAGGCAACTTCTGTAGAGTATTTGAAGCTGCTGGCGATCTCGCGCCTCTTCCTCGACAACATTGAAAACGTGCAGGCCAGTTGGGTAACGCAAGGACTGAAAGTCCTGCAACTCGGATTGCGCTTCGGTGGCAACGACGTTGGGTCGGTGATGCTCGAAGAGAACGTTGTACGCGCTGCGGGCACCTCGAACTGTACGACAGAAGAAGAGCTTCGCCACATCATCCGCGACGCCGGCTTCAGGCCAGTGCAGAGAGACACACTTTACCGGACGATGTTTCTGAATTGA